A part of Osmerus mordax isolate fOsmMor3 chromosome 10, fOsmMor3.pri, whole genome shotgun sequence genomic DNA contains:
- the habp2 gene encoding hyaluronan-binding protein 2 → MVSPVVLLLTFCVLAAHGQYDTEDYYYEYETPTETTDVSFSDVLDDWLYDLFDLKDECDPNPCLNGGRCDTAKGGFVCSCPEPYTGKKCSKVKNVCKNAKCGRGDCLMTKTAPFYECKCTAPYKPPACRKASPCKPSPCLNGGSCVKGRTRASFSCNCPGNYSGKFCQVDPNDCYQEDGENYRGTVSETEGGKDCLNWNSFFILEKGGDPFTDYPDFDGIGPHNNCRNPDGDSRPWCFVNKRGKLRWDHCNVRSCSGSVQPTPITIYETDVPATGNPTPAAEFSQCGKPQPVRTARIFGGMKSQPGAHPWQVSLQTRPGQDSAQSFSHTCGGILIESCWVLTAAHCINGGSAMRVVLGGVDIEKDEAFDQTIDVEKAIIHEKYREETFALYNDIALLKLKGKNGRCAKETRFVKTACLPNHKFSAGTECVISGWGVTETKKYGSNQLLNARVVLISQDRCKNPTVYGNVLDNSMFCAGNLKGGVDSCQGDSGGPLVCEQNGTHYVTGVVSWGDGCGKKNKPGVYADVTQFVDWIAAKIIA, encoded by the exons ATGGTGTCTCCTGTGGTTTTACTCCTAACCTTCTGTGTGTTGGCTGCACATGGACAGTAT GACACGGAGGATTACTATT ACGAATATGAAACCCCCACTGAAACAACAGATGTGAGCTTCTCAGATGTCTTAGATGACTGGCTGTATGATCTCTTTGACCTCAAAG ATGAGTGTGATCCCAATCCATGTCTCAACGGGGGTCGTTGTGATACTGCCAAAGGCGGCTTTGTATGTTCCTGCCCTGAACCCTACACAGGCAAGAAGTGTTCAAAAG TAAAAAACGTTTGCAAGAATGCCAAGTGTGGCCGCGGCGACTGTCTCATGACCAAAACTGCACCTTTCTACGAGTGCAAGTGTACAGCTCCCTACAAGCCACCTGCCTGCAGGAAAG CGTCTCCCTGTAAACCCAGCCCCTGTCTCAACGGAGGCTCCTGTGTAAAAGGCCGAACCAGGGCCTCCTTCAGCTGCAACTGTCCAGGCAACTACAGCGGGAAGTTCTGCCAAGTTG ATCCCAACGACTGTTACCAGGAAGATGGGGAGAACTACCGGGGGActgtgagtgagacagagggaggaaaggactGTCTCAACTGGAACTCCTTTTTCATCTTGGAAAAAGGAGGGGACCCTTTCACAGACTACCCGGACTTTGATGGTATCGGCCCACACAACAACTGCAG AAACCCTGATGGAGATTCCAGACCCTGGTGTTTTGTCAACAAAAGAGGCAAACTCAGGTGGGACCACTGCAATGTGAGGAGTTGCTCTGGCTCAG ttCAACCAACCCCCATAACCATCTATGAGACAGATGTCCCAGCCACAGGAAACCCTACTCCTGCAGCAGAGTTCTCCCAGTGTGGGAAGCCCCAGCCCGTCCGCACGGCCAGGATCTTTGGGGGGATGAAGTCTCAACCTGGGGCCCATCCTTGGCAGGTGTCGCTGCAGACGAGACCCGGTCAAGATTCAGCCCAGTCCTTTAGCCACACATGTGGAGGCATCCTTATTGAATCCTGCTGGGTGCTCACGGCTGCCCACTGCAT TAATGGTGGCAGTGCCATGAGGGTGGTCTTAGGTGGAGTGGACATAGAGAAGGATGAAGCGTTTGACCAGACCATTGATGTGGAGAAAGCCATCATCCACGAGAAATACAGAGAGGAAACGTTTGCTCTATATAACGACATCG CTCTTCTCAAGCTGAAGGGGAAGAACGGCCGCTGTGCCAAAGAGACTCGCTTTGTGAAGACGGCCTGCCTGCCCAACCACAAGTTTTCTGCTGGGACGGAGTGTGTCATCTCAGGATGGGGAGTCACAGAGACAA agaagTATGGCAGTAATCAGCTGCTGAACGCACGTGTGGTCCTGATCTCCCAGGATCGCTGCAAGAACCCTACTGTCTACGGAAATGTCTTAGACAACAGCATGTTCTGTGCTGGCAACCTAAAGGGAGGAGTGGACtcatgtcag GGTGACTCTGGTGGCCCCCTGGTGTGTGAGCAGAACGGGACCCATTATGTGACGGGAGTGGTGAGCTGGGGAGACGGCTGTGGGAAGAAGAACAAGCCAGGCGTGTACGCCGATGTCACGCAGTTTGTCGACTGGATCGCTGCTAAGATAATAGCATAG